The following coding sequences are from one Sesamum indicum cultivar Zhongzhi No. 13 linkage group LG11, S_indicum_v1.0, whole genome shotgun sequence window:
- the LOC105174611 gene encoding protein trichome birefringence-like 35, which translates to MQRWQKRKTHFPLIALLFFVFIAFSILYSESNIRGIHQDQPPRDSNGDQRPSAVQAGLLNNSRPAQVLQISKKPPVGIDKFTTCSSTVRYSGRRAVSALHRPGSDDLQADSAVEGCDLFSGKWVFDNTSYPLYNGSRCPYMSDQLACQKHGRPDIEYQFWRWQPHNCNMKRWNAIEMWEKLRGKRLMFVGDSLNRGQWISMLCLLQSAIPADKQSITPNSELTIFRAENYNATLEFLWAPLLVESNSDDAVDHRMSERILRPDSILRHSSQWEHADILVFNSFLWWRQGPVKLLWSDEENGVCEEIGGLGGMELAMESWADWVASKVDPLKKKVFFVTMSPTHQLKEEWEPGSEGNCYDEKQPIHDERYWGSASDLPTMRMVEKVLSRLGSKVFVLNITQLSDYRKDGHPTIYRKFWESFSPEKLANPASYSDCTHWCLPGVPDVWNELLFQFL; encoded by the exons ATGCAGAGATggcaaaagagaaaaacacaTTTCCCCCTTATTGCTCTcctcttctttgttttcattGCTTTCTCAATCCTTTATAGTGAGTCTAACATTCGAGGGATTCACCAAGACCAGCCTCCCCGTGATAGTAACGGTGACCAGCGACCATCTGCCGTTCAAGCTGGTTTATTGAACAATTCTAGACCGGCCCAGgtccttcaaatttcaaagaaacCTCCAG TCGGCATAGATAAATTTACTACATGCAGTTCCACGGTGAGGTATAGTGGGAGGAGAGCTGTTTCGGCTCTTCACAGGCCGGGATCGGACGATCTTCAGGCTGATTCGGCGGTGGAAGGGTGTGACTTATTCTCCGGAAAATGGGTTTTTGATAACACGTCATATCCATTGTATAATGGGTCTCGTTGTCCATACATGTCTGATCAGTTGGCTTGCCAGAAGCACGGGAGGCCTGATATAGAGTATCAGTTCTGGAGATGGCAACCCCATAACTGCAATATGAAGAG GTGGAACGCAATTGAAATGTGGGAGAAATTGAGGGGGAAGAGATTAATGTTTGTAGGGGATTCACTGAACAGAGGGCAATGGATATCAATGTTGTGTTTGTTGCAGTCTGCAATTCCAGCAGATAAGCAGTCCATCACACCAAATTCCGAACTTACAATTTTTAGAGCAGAG AATTACAATGCCACTCTGGAGTTTCTATGGGCACCTCTCCTCGTTGAGTCTAACTCCGATGATGCGGTTGATCACCGAATGAGTGAGAGAATACTGCGTCCGGACTCAATTCTTAGGCATTCATCACAATGGGAGCATGCCGATATACTGGTCTTTAATTCGTTCTTATGGTGGAGACAAGGGCCAGTTAAGCTGTT aTGGAGCGATGAAGAAAACGGTGTTTGTGAAGAAATTGGTGGGCTGGGTGGTATGGAGTTGGCCATGGAATCCTGGGCGGATTGGGTAGCCTCTAAAGTTGATCCCTTGAAGAAGAAAGTTTTCTTTGTTACAATGTCGCCTACACATCAACT GAAAGAGGAGTGGGAGCCTGGAAGTGAAGGCAATTGTTATGATGAGAAGCAGCCTATACATGATGAAAGATATTGGGGATCGGCTTCCGACTTACCCACGATGCGGATGGTGGAGAAAGTGTTGAGTAGGTTGGGGTCCAAGGTTTTTGTTCTCAACATCACTCAGCTCTCTGATTACAGAAAAGACGGCCATCCCACCATTTACCGCAAGTTCTGGGAGTCATTTAGCCCTGAGAAATTGGCAAATCCTGCTAGCTATTCTGATTGCACGCACTGGTGTTTACCGGGGGTGCCCGACGTATGGAATGAGTTACTAttccaatttttgtga
- the LOC105174608 gene encoding abscisic acid receptor PYL4, translating to MKMPSSHPNSSLLLQRINQTPSTTAVTACKQAYRHPTAAHVPDHVARYHTHAVGPNQCCSAVTKHISAPVSTVWSVVRRFDNPQAYKHFVKSCHVVLGNGDVGTLREVRVISGLPAASSTERLEILDDERHVISFSVVGGDHRLANYRSVTTLHAAVNGGTGGVESYVVDVPQGNTKEETCVFVDTIVKCNLESLGQIAENLGRRNPSSP from the coding sequence AAATTCCTCCCTTCTACTACAGCGAATCAACCAAACACCTTCCACCACCGCCGTCACGGCGTGTAAACAGGCATACCGTCATCCCACCGCCGCCCACGTCCCCGACCACGTAGCACGTTACCACACCCACGCCGTGGGCCCCAACCAGTGCTGCTCCGCTGTTACCAAACACATCTCCGCCCCCGTCTCCACTGTATGGTCAGTCGTTCGCCGCTTCGACAACCCACAAGCCTACAAACACTTCGTCAAGAGCTGCCACGTGGTCCTCGGGAACGGCGATGTCGGCACCCTTAGAGAAGTCCGCGTCATCTCCGGGCTGCCCGCTGCCAGCAGCACGGAACGCCTGGAGATCCTGGACGATGAGCGGCACGTCATCAGCTTCAGTGTTGTCGGAGGAGACCACCGATTAGCCAACTACAGATCCGTCACCACCCTGCACGCGGCTGTCAACGGCGGGACGGGTGGGGTGGAGTCGTACGTTGTTGACGTGCCACAAGGTAACACTAAGGAAGAGACATGTGTTTTTGTGGACACCATTGTGAAATGTAATCTTGAGTCTTTAGGGCAGATCGCAGAGAATTTAGGCAGACGAAACCCTTCTTCTCCATAA
- the LOC105174609 gene encoding protein trichome birefringence-like 34 — protein sequence MAKKTTLSPDFSGTTMDIRCSFQSLIALIVAALVVGAVYLRTECGYLVQEDDQKLGMNGKSSSEEKCDLFSGKWVFDNKSYPLYKEEECTFMSDQLACGKFGRNDLDYQHWKWQPHHCDLPRFNATALLERLRNKRLVFVGDSLNRGQWVSMVCLLDKAIPPGRKHMHNNGSALITFKAKDYNARIEFYWAPLLVESNSDDPVSHRLPDRIVRAQAIEKHARHWTDADILVFNTYLWWRRPQMKVLWGSFNSSDGIYKKVDMLRSYEMALKTWSDWLEIHVNRSKTQLFFMSMSPTHERAEEWGKSIGGNCYNETKMIVEEGYRGRGTDPNMMRIVEATIDQLQKRALNVQIINITQLSDYRKEGHPSIYRKQWEPLTQQQISDPLSYADCIHWCLPGVPDVWNELLYAYICNDASN from the exons atGGCCAAGAAAACCACTTTGTCCCCGGATTTCTCCGGGACAACAATGGATATCAGGTGCAGTTTTCAATCCCTTATAGCGCTTATCGTGGCGGCCTTGGTGGTCGGAGCAGTTTATCTGAGGACGGAGTGTGGCTACTTAGTTCAAGAAGATGACCAGAAACTTGGGATGAACGGTAAGAGCTCATCGGAGGAGAAATGTGATTTGTTCTCGGGGAAATGGGTTTTTGACAACAAGTCTTACCCTTTGTACAAAGAGGAAGAGTGCACGTTCATGTCGGATCAATTGGCTTGTGGCAAGTTTGGAAGGAATGACTTGGATTATCAGCATTGGAAGTGGCAGCCTCACCACTGTGACCTCCCAAG GTTCAATGCCACAGCATTATTAGAGAGATTGAGGAATAAAAGGCTAGTGTTTGTTGGAGATTCTCTAAATAGAGGGCAATGGGTATCTATGGTGTGTCTGCTTGACAAGGCTATCCCGCCAGGCCGCAAACACATGCACAACAACGGCAGCGCCTTGATCACCTTCAAGGCTAAA GACTACAATGCAAGAATAGAGTTTTACTGGGCTCCGTTGCTGGTAGAGTCCAATTCTGATGATCCGGTGAGCCATCGCTTGCCAGACCGCATAGTGCGAGCTCAAGCTATAGAAAAGCACGCCCGCCATTGGACGGATGCTGATATTCTAGTCTTCAATACTTATCTATGGTGGCGAAGGCCTCAAATGAAAGTTCT GTGGGGTTCATTCAATAGTTCAGATGGAATATACAAGAAAGTAGACATGCTTCGTAGCTACGAAATGGCTCTAAAGACATGGTCCGACTGGTTGGAAATCCATGTCAACCGCAGCAAGACGCAACTGTTTTTCATGAGCATGTCCCCCACTCATGAGAG GGCAGAAGAATGGGGAAAATCCATAGGAGGAAACTGCTACAACGAAACCAAAATGATAGTGGAAGAGGGATACAGGGGAAGAGGAACGGATCCAAATATGATGCGAATAGTTGAAGCCACAATCGACCAACTTCAAAAGAGAGCACTCAACGTGCAAATAATCAACATAACTCAACTTTCAGACTACAGAAAAGAAGGCCATCCCTCCATTTACAGAAAACAATGGGAACCTTTGACTCAACAACAAATTTCTGACCCCCTCAGCTATGCAGATTGCATACATTGGTGTCTTCCCGGAGTTCCTGATGTCTGGAACGAGCTCTTGTATGCTTACATTTGTAATGATGCATCAAACTGA
- the LOC105174734 gene encoding protein trichome birefringence-like 34 encodes MKMRRYEMGLSTWSEWLEMNINRTKTKLFFMSVSPYIFRGDASRHCYNRSEPVFQEGYWSVANKSQMSIAESTIKKLERRGVKVEYLRITQMSEQRRDAHPSIYRKFYAPITEENRKHPMSYSDCLHWCLPGVPDVWNQILYAYIINS; translated from the exons ATGAAGATGCGTCGCTATGAGATGGGACTAAGCACTTGGTCGGAATGGCTGGAAATGAACATAAACCGAACGAAAACCAAGTTGTTTTTCATGAGTGTCTCACCTTATATCTTCAG AGGCGACGCTTCACGACACTGCTATAATAGAAGTGAGCCAGTTTTCCAGGAGGGGTATTGGAGTGTTGCAAACAAGAGCCAGATGAGTATAGCAGAATCAACAATAAAGAAGCTGGAGCGAAGAGGGGTGAAAGTGGAATATCTGCGGATAACACAAATGTCTGAACAGAGGAGAGATGCTCATCCCTCCATCTACAGGAAGTTTTATGCTCCTATAACTGAAGAGAATAGGAAACATCCCATGTCCTATTCCGACTGTCTGCATTGGTGTCTTCCAGGAGTACCTGATGTCTGGAATCAAATCCTCTATGCCTATATTATCAACTCCtga
- the LOC105174735 gene encoding protein trichome birefringence-like 34 codes for MKRRIEEGKMALKTWKNMVKFPHLASLVLLALLAVAIHLTRNKGNDAVQLENQVLLKEDSSKNDSAPGCNLFSGRWVYDNVSYPLYKERQCSFMEYDFACEISGRQDLKYQNWRWQPHLCDLPRFNGTALLEKIRGKKLVFVGDSLNRNQWRSMLCLIESYLPPSSKKSVKLTGNLYSFHSTEYNATIGFYWAPMLVESNCDDAVTHRVRPRIVRIKSIETHGRHWIDADVLVFDSFTWWMDPMMTILWGSFESPDAIYKKVEMKLRRYEIALSTWSDWLEIHINRTKTKLFFMSLSPYPLGNTVWSTDDSCHNKSEPILDDRYWASAANRSMMQIVESTIEKLEERGLKVEYLNITQLSGYREDAHPSIFRTFWGTLTNEEVKNNVQRYADCMHWCLPGVPDVWNQILYAYIMRS; via the exons ATGAAACGGAGAatagaagaaggaaaaatggCTCTTAAAACATGGAAGAATATGGTGAAGTTCCCTCACCTGGCAAGTCTCGTCCTCCTGGCCTTACTCGCTGTTGCTATTCATCTAACACGCAACAAAGGGAACGACGCAGTCCAGCTAGAAAACCAAGTCTTGCTCAAAGAAGACAGTAGTAAGAATGATTCAGCTCCAGGATGCAACTTGTTTTCAGGCAGATGGGTATACGACAACGTGTCGTACCCTCTTTACAAGGAGAGACAATGTTCTTTCATGGAGTATGATTTTGCTTGTGAGATATCTGGGAGACAGGACCTAAAGTACCAAAACTGGAGATGGCAACCTCATCTTTGTGACCTTCCCAG GTTTAATGGGACGGCGTTGTTGGAGAAAATAAGGGGGAAAAAGCTTGTGTTCGTGGGAGATTCCTTGAATAGAAACCAATGGAGATCGATGCTTTGCCTGATTGAATCATATCTTCCTCCATCATCAAAGAAATCAGTGAAATTGACCGGCAACTTGTACTCCTTTCACTCCACT GAATATAATGCGACAATCGGGTTTTATTGGGCGCCAATGCTCGTGGAATCGAACTGTGATGACGCAGTGACCCACCGCGTGCGGCCTCGTATTGTTCGAATTAAGTCAATAGAAACCCACGGCAGGCATTGGATTGATGCAGATGTACTGGTGTTTGACTCCTTTACTTGGTGGATGGATCCGATGATGACAATCTT GTGGGGATCATTTGAGAGCCCTGATGCAATATACAAAAAAGTCGAAATGAAGCTGCGTCGGTATGAAATTGCATTAAGCACTTGGTCAGATTGGCTGGAAATTCACATCAATCGAACCAAAACCAAGTTGTTCTTCATGAGCCTCTCACCTTATCCTTTAGG AAATACAGTATGGAGCACGGACGACAGCTGCCACAACAAAAGTGAGCCAATCTTGGACGACAGGTACTGGGCAAGTGCTGCAAACCGCAGCATGATGCAAATAGTGGAATCAACGATAGAGAAGCTGGAGGAAAGAGGGTTGAAAGTAGAATATCTCAACATAACGCAGCTGTCGGGTTACAGGGAAGATGCCCATCCATCCATCTTTAGAACCTTTTGGGGTACACTAACCAATGAGGAAGTTAAAAACAACGTCCAAAGATATGCGGATTGTATGCATTGGTGTCTTCCAGGAGTGCCTGATGTTTGGAATCAGATCCTTTATGCCTATATTATGAGATCCTGA
- the LOC105174738 gene encoding protein BREAST CANCER SUSCEPTIBILITY 2 homolog B codes for MSTWQIFSDGRNKFRWEITDHQVEKEEQCDAVHQQRTDGRRLPSMADLLLLGCSKLVENGQGIEEDPPMFRTGLGKSVQVMQSSIAKARSVLGDVDDDTLTDKGIGHFAGSENGYALSKPMFEMDSQRSVVTLKSRLQSASESVLNMSNSMFQTGSGKTVNISSAGLLRAKTLLGLDQNYDRESLDVFEQTKKKSTSTKSRKNLSHLETEDVSTLSLSSSTKVLTSSSLPSDSCRTAAKEFQDFTAPKPPPIRFQTAGGRSISVSSEALQRARSLLGNPEFDSFLNDASTDPQFSVTDDGKPSSSSNQENDLSTPFLQKGIDNGDWSLRNFTSPFASSTYLKQSLGKSEKLLPRNNLITKFDMEAATNTFDRPYNGLSCDGKPPKVNSSSEKLDCLGNSVQLKVDPLKRSLSNRALVDISNTMKTDHIDNKQYLGEKRRVRRISYVSPFKKPRSSFVTPLNKSNSSVLNALSRPAPEEPSCRKRVSMRYPLQVQRAYVKEYVLQPPSLQEKMVNLLEHVKRMNPVAAESYTFQNETSSECIGPEAFYLMLSQSGASLQYLTKEWVSNHYKWIVWKLASYERCYPAKFSGKLLTVTNVLEELRYRYEREVNHGHRSAIKKILDGDAPPSSIVLCISAVGESHDLKFGDQSASTEENGDDRTSKIELTDGWYSVKALLDELLSQKLASGKLFVGQKLRIWGAKLCGWPGPVSPFEASKTTSLLLHMNGTYRCHWAERLGFCKSAGVPLAFRCIKGTGGTVPSTLVGVTRIYPVLYRERLSNGSFIVRSEREEAKALQLYNERRDVVAEGIISGFQKETEFNVGYDHESEEGAKLMKLLETAAEPEVLMAGMSSKELTSFASYKTKLEAMRQSDMQISIQKAMEAAGLNEREVTPFLRIKVLGLTNKHQPRERSPRKGLITIWNPTQEQMLELSEGQAYAVGGLVPSSSDSGILYLQARGSASNWRPLSPLMMKNFEPFFTLRSSTAISSLSEVPILSEFDIAAFVVYVGEVYRQGHQQKQWVFVTDGSTAGFCSKESLDALLAINFCLPYTEFDSSAPVNSNIVGSVVGFCNLTKRPRDQVNGLWVAEATENSDYFLSYDHAGYSHLKDVAASVLKWANTSSLITEKLKETVSSIIRNSKDGC; via the exons ATGTCGACGTGGCAGATATTTTCCGATGGCAGGAATAAATTCCGGTGGGAAATTACCGATCACCAGGTCGAGAAAGAAGAGCAATGTGACGCCGTACACCAACAACGTACCGACGGTCGTCGTCTACCTTCCATGGCCGATCTGTTGCTTCTAG GTTGTTCCAAGTTGGTGGAGAATGGGCAGGGCATTGAGGAAGACCCACCAATGTTTCGAACTGGATTGGGAAAGTCTGTTCAGGTGATGCAGTCTTCAATAGCAAAAGCACGCTCAGTTCTTGGTGACGTGGATGATGACACGTTGACTGATAAGGGTAtag GCCACTTTGCTGGAAGTGAAAATGGATATGCTCTGTCGAAACCAATGTTTGAGATGGACTCACAGAGATCAGTGGTTACATTGAAGTCCAGGTTGCAGAGTGCATCAGAAAGTGTACTTAATATGTCAAATTCCATGTTCCAGACAGGATCAGGAAAAACAGTCAACATATCTTCAGCTGGCCTACTTAGAGCAAAAACTTTGCTAGGTCTGGACCAAAATTATGATCGAGAGTCTTTAGATGTATTTGAacagacaaaaaaaaagtctaCTTCCACAAAGTCTCGCAAAAATCTATCTCATCTAGAGACTGAGGATGTGAGTACCTTAAGTTTGAGTAGTTCTACCAAGGTTTTGACATCTTCCAGTCTTCCTTCTGATTCCTGCAGAACTGCAGCAAAGGAATTTCAAGATTTCACGGCTCCAAAGCCTCCTCCTATCAGATTTCAAACTGCTGGGGGGAGATCCATATCAGTTTCTAGTGAAGCATTGCAACGAGCGAGAAGTTTGCTTGGAAATCCtgaatttgattcatttttaaatgatgCAAGCACTGATCCACAGTTTTCAGTAACTGATGATGGAAAACCCAGTAGTTCTTCTAACCAAGAAAATGATCTTAGTACACCATTTTTGCAGAAGGGGATAGATAATGGTGACTGGTCCCTGAGGAATTTTACATCACCCTTTGCATCAAGCACATACCTGAAGCAGTCATTGGGTAAATCTGAGAAACTATTACCACGGAATAACTTGATTACAAAGTTTGATATGGAGGCAGCAACTAACACTTTTGATAGGCCTTATAATGGACTTAGTTGTGATGGAAAGCCCCCAAAAGTTAACAGCTCTTCAGAAAAGTTGGACTGTTTGGGAAATTCAGTTCAGCTGAAAGTTGATCCCTTGAAGCGGTCATTATCCAATCGGGCACTGGTGGATATCTCAAATACCATGAAAACGGATCACATTGATAATAAGCAATATTTAGGTGAAAAGCGAAGAGTTCGAAGGATTAGCTATGTTTCTCCATTTAAGAAGCCTCGGAGTTCATTTGTCACCCCTTTAAACAAAAGTAACTCTTCAGTTCTTAATG CTTTGTCTAGACCAGCACCAGAAGAGCCTTCTTGCAGAAAGAGGGTTTCAATGAGATACCCACTTCAGGTTCAACGAGCATATGTCAAAGAATATGTTTTACAGCCTCCATCACTTCAAGAAAAg ATGGTGAACTTGCTAGAGCATGTGAAAAGAATGAACCCAGTTGCTGCTGAAAGTTACACATTCCAGAATGAAACATCTTCAGAATGCATTGGTCCAGAGGCTTTTTACTTGATGTTGTCTCAGTCTGGAGCTTCCCTCCAATATTTGACCAAAGA GTGGGTTTCAAATCACTATAAGTGGATTGTTTGGAAACTTGCCTCTTATGAGAGGTGCTATCCTGCTAAATTTTCTGGCAAATTGTTGACAGTCACTAATGTGCTTGAAGAATTACGGTACAG GTATGAGAGAGAAGTAAATCATGGGCATAGATCAGCAATCAAGAAAATCTTAGATGGAGATGCGCCACCTTCTTCAATAGTACTTTGCATTTCCGCTGTTGGTGAAAGCCATGACTTAAAGTTTGGAGATCAATCTGCTTCAACGGAGGAGAATGGCGATGATAGAACTTCAAAAATAGAGTTAACTGATGGATG GTATTCCGTTAAAGCTTTGTTGGATGAACTACTATCTCAGAAGCTTGCTTCAGGAAAGTTGTTTGTGGGGCAAAAACTCAGG ATCTGGGGAGCCAAACTCTGTGGGTGGCCTGGGCCTGTTTCACCCTTTGAG GCATCAAAGACAACTAGTTTATTATTGCATATGAATGGCACTTACAGATGTCATTGGGCTGAAAGATTGGGATTCT GTAAAAGTGCTGGTGTTCCATTGGCATTCAGATGCATCAAGGGTACTGGAGGCACAGTCCCCAGCACTTTGGTTGGTGTTACAAGGATATATCCAGTTTTGTATAGGGAAAG GTTAAGCAATGGGAGTTTCATTGTGAGGTCTGAGAGAGAGGAAGCTAAAGCACTGCAGTTATATAATGAAAG GCGTGATGTTGTTGCTGAAGGAATCATATCAGGATTCCAAAAGGAAACAGAATTTAATGTTGGTTATGATCATGAAAGTGAAGAAGGGGCCAAACTTATGAAGTTACTTGAGACAGCTGCGGAACCAGAGGTTTTAATGGCGGGAATGAGCTCAAAAGAATTAACTTCTTTTGCTTCTTATAAAACGAAGTTGGAG GCAATGAGGCAGTCAGACATGCAAATATCTATTCAGAAAGCTATGGAGGCTGCTGGGCTTAATGAAAGAGAGGTTACTCCATTTTTGAGGATTAAAGTTCTTGGTTTGACAAATAAACACCAACCACGAGAACGTTCTCCTAGGAAAGGCTTGATAACAATATGGAATCCAACACAGGAACAG ATGCTAGAGCTCTCCGAAGGGCAGGCATATGCTGTTGGAGGCCTTGTACCATCTAGCTCTGATTCAGGTATCCTTTACCTACAAGCAAGAGGATCAGCCAGCAATTGGCGACCTCTGTCTCCATTGATGATGAAGAATTTTGA GCCATTCTTCACTCTTCGTTCATCAACTGCAATATCAAGTTTGAGCGAAGTTCCCATCTTGAG TGAGTTTGACATTGCAGCTTTTGTTGTTTATGTGGGAGAGGTATATAGACAAGGTCATCAACAGAAGCAGTGGGTGTTCGTGACGGATGGATCCACAGCTGGATTTTGTTCCAAGGAATCACTGGATGCATTACTGGCCATTAACTTCTGCTTGCCATACACTGAATTTGACTCATCTGCACCAGTAAACTCTAATATTGTAGGATCTGTG GTTGGGTTTTGCAATCTCACCAAGAGACCAAGAGATCAAGTAAATGGCCTGTGGGTGGCTGAAGCAACAGAAAATTCTGATTACTTTCTAAGTTATGATCATGCAGGTTATAGCCATTTAAAAGATGTTGCTGCTTCAGTGTTAAAATGGGCAAATACATCAAGTCTG ATAACCGAGAAGCTTAAGGAGACTGTCTCTTCTATTATCAGAAACTCAAAAGATGGATGTTGA
- the LOC105174610 gene encoding protein trichome birefringence-like 34 — protein sequence MNLGTWKIGFNFHYAAVGFFLIALVSAALYLTSENGGILQARDSQQTARKEEEIRLYNEEGIPGTDSVGWCNLFSGRWVYDNPSSSSSYPLYNEANCSFMLDEFACEKYGRKDFKYQNWRWQPHDCDLPRFNGTALLEKIRGKKLVFVGDSLNRNQWTSLLCLIESSIRQSSPKLVNRDGNMFIFQATDYNATIGFYWSPFLVESNSDDPYRHHVKDRIIRITAIEKHAKHWTDADILIFNSFMWWLEPTMTVLWGSFGSPDAIYKRVEMRLRLYEMALSTWAEWLEININRTKTKLFFMSISPYHYHGESWDEPQNCYNETEPITKESYWGIATDRDMMRIVKSTIQKLETRGLRIEYLNVTNLSDYRKDAHPSIYRKFHQPPSQEQLADPKSYSDCVHWCLPGVPDTWNYILYSYIINST from the exons ATGAATCTTGGAACATGGAAAATTGGATTCAACTTCCACTACGCTGCTGTTGGTTTCTTTCTCATAGCTTTGGTTTCTGCTGCGCTTTATCTAACAAGCGAAAATGGGGGCATCCTACAAGCCCGGGACTCGCAGCAGACCgcaagaaaagaagaggaaatcaGATTATACAATGAAGAGGGAATTCCGGGGACTGATTCGGTTGGGTGGTGCAACTTGTTTTCAGGCAGGTGGGTTTATGACaacccatcatcatcatcatcatatccATTATACAATGAGGCAAATTGTTCTTTCATGCTGGATGAGTTTGCTTGTGAGAAGTATGGGAGAAAGGACTTCAAATATCAGAACTGGAGATGGCAGCCTCATGATTGTGATCTTCCAAG GTTTAATGGGACAGCATTGTTGGAGAAAATAAGGGGGAAGAAGCTTGTTTTCGTCGGGGATTCCTTGAACAGGAACCAATGGACGTCACTGCTTTGCCTTATCGAGTCTTCCATCCGTCAATCCTCACCTAAACTGGTGAACCGAGACGGCAATATGTTCATCTTCCAGGCAACT GATTACAACGCAACAATCGGGTTCTATTGGTCTCCGTTCCTGGTGGAGTCCAATTCTGATGATCCATACAGACATCATGTGAAAGACCGTATAATTCGAATTACGGCTATAGAAAAGCACGCGAAGCACTGGACTGATGCAGATATTCTCATCTTCAATTCCTTCATGTGGTGGCTTGAGCCAACCATGACTGTCTT ATGGGGATCATTCGGCAGCCCTGATGCAATCTACAAAAGAGTAGAGATGAGGCTGCGTCTTTATGAAATGGCTCTAAGCACATGGGCAGAATGGTTGGAAATCAACATCAACCGCACCAAAACTAAgctcttcttcatgagcatcTCACCTTATCACTATCa CGGTGAAAGTTGGGATGAGCCGCAGAACTGTTACAACGAAACTGAGCCAATTACGAAGGAGAGTTACTGGGGAATTGCAACAGATCGTGACATGATGCGCATAGTGAAATCAACTATACAGAAGCTGGAAACAAGAGGGCTGAGAATTGAATATCTCAACGTAACAAATTTGTCTGATTACAGAAAGGATGCTCATCCTTCTATCTACAGGAAATTTCACCAACCTCCAAGTCAAGAGCAATTAGCAGACCCCAAGAGCTATTCTGATTGTGTACATTGGTGCCTTCCAGGAGTCCCTGATACCTGGAATTACATCCTTTATTCTTACATAATCAACTCCacataa